One Bacteroidota bacterium DNA window includes the following coding sequences:
- a CDS encoding ribonuclease Z codes for MIFQLTILGTAASAPIRERNPSAQVLNVHERLFLIDCGEGTQMQIRKYGIKGRRINHVFISHLHGDHYLGLAGLMFSWHLFGRTEALHIYANEALKEILDLQLEASGTKLQYPFVFHALQPGASETLFEDAKVSVQSFPLKHRVPTHGFMFREVRQPRGIHHEAIRNLDIPFTEFNNIKAGADFTDANGKVHSNASLTHEPPRCRSFAYCSDTGFHLGITKFIKGADLLYHEATFMQDMIANADEKQHSTAMQAATIALKAEAKRLLIGHFSARYDELEPLLDEAQSVFRNTILAEEGMTVSI; via the coding sequence ATGATTTTTCAGCTGACTATACTGGGCACGGCAGCATCGGCGCCCATTCGTGAACGAAACCCGAGCGCTCAGGTACTGAATGTACATGAGCGCTTGTTTTTGATAGACTGCGGCGAAGGAACCCAGATGCAGATCCGCAAATACGGAATCAAGGGAAGGCGCATCAACCACGTATTCATATCGCATCTGCACGGCGACCATTATCTCGGTCTTGCCGGACTGATGTTTTCATGGCATCTTTTCGGGAGAACCGAAGCTTTGCATATTTATGCGAATGAGGCTTTGAAAGAGATTCTGGACCTGCAGCTGGAAGCTTCGGGTACCAAACTGCAGTATCCTTTCGTATTTCATGCGCTTCAGCCGGGCGCTTCGGAAACACTTTTTGAAGATGCTAAAGTAAGCGTACAGAGTTTTCCGCTGAAACACCGCGTGCCGACGCATGGCTTCATGTTCCGTGAAGTAAGGCAGCCGCGCGGCATTCATCATGAAGCTATCCGGAATCTGGACATTCCTTTTACGGAGTTCAACAATATAAAAGCCGGCGCCGACTTTACGGATGCGAACGGGAAGGTGCATTCCAACGCATCGCTCACACACGAACCGCCCCGATGCCGGAGCTTTGCGTATTGTTCAGATACAGGATTCCACCTCGGAATTACCAAATTCATAAAAGGTGCGGATCTTCTCTATCATGAAGCAACCTTTATGCAGGACATGATTGCAAACGCAGACGAAAAGCAGCATTCAACAGCCATGCAGGCAGCAACGATAGCGTTGAAGGCAGAAGCCAAACGATTACTAATCGGACATTTTTCAGCCCGCTACGATGAGCTGGAGCCCCTGCTGGACGAGGCGCAGTCGGTGTTCAGAAATACAATACTGGCAGAGGAAGGGATGACGGTTTCAATTTGA
- a CDS encoding type II toxin-antitoxin system HicA family toxin, whose amino-acid sequence MNLSPFYLIKILEKNGFFYKRTKGSHQLYYNPINNKTVIVPVHGGKDMAKGTFFAILRQAGIDKNGTV is encoded by the coding sequence ATGAACCTGTCGCCGTTTTACCTGATTAAAATTCTTGAAAAAAACGGATTCTTTTATAAGAGAACTAAAGGATCACATCAGCTTTATTATAATCCCATCAATAATAAAACTGTTATAGTTCCCGTGCATGGCGGTAAAGACATGGCTAAAGGAACCTTTTTTGCTATATTGCGGCAGGCTGGGATTGATAAAAATGGAACTGTTTAA
- a CDS encoding type II toxin-antitoxin system HicB family antitoxin: MQYSYKILMHKEPEGGFTVTVPALPGCITYGTDIEHGLSMAKEAITLYIEELKERGETIPDDSDTIEYNLNVVTA; encoded by the coding sequence ATGCAGTATTCCTACAAAATTCTTATGCACAAGGAGCCCGAAGGTGGCTTCACTGTGACGGTACCTGCCCTGCCCGGCTGTATAACCTATGGAACAGACATAGAACATGGGCTCAGTATGGCGAAAGAAGCGATAACACTGTATATCGAAGAATTAAAAGAACGCGGAGAAACTATTCCTGACGACAGCGATACCATTGAATACAATCTCAATGTGGTTACAGCATGA
- the pepE gene encoding dipeptidase PepE: MKLLLISNSTNAGEAYLGWPREYISEFLTGSGIKKILFVPYAGITVSWDDYEKRVAEVYAELGFEIQSVHRFADPVNAVMEAEAIAVGGGNTFNLVAMLHKEHLIEPIRNRVLAGMPYMGWSAGANVACPTLRTTNDMPITEPASFNCFNLVPFQINPHYLDANPEGHGGETRQQRIEEFIALNRDITVVGLREATLLQLEGDVLSLKGKRPMRHFLYGQEPKEFEPGADISFLV, translated from the coding sequence ATGAAATTATTACTGATCAGCAATTCGACCAACGCGGGAGAAGCCTATCTGGGATGGCCGCGCGAATATATAAGCGAGTTTCTTACAGGCAGCGGAATTAAAAAAATACTGTTCGTCCCCTATGCCGGAATAACGGTGTCGTGGGATGATTATGAAAAGCGGGTTGCTGAGGTATATGCTGAACTTGGTTTCGAAATTCAGTCTGTTCATCGGTTTGCTGACCCCGTTAACGCAGTAATGGAGGCAGAAGCTATTGCCGTAGGCGGTGGAAACACCTTTAATCTGGTTGCCATGCTTCACAAAGAACATCTCATAGAACCTATCCGCAATCGTGTTCTTGCCGGAATGCCATATATGGGCTGGAGTGCAGGTGCCAACGTGGCATGTCCCACTCTCAGAACCACCAACGATATGCCCATTACGGAACCCGCAAGTTTCAACTGTTTCAACCTTGTCCCCTTCCAGATTAATCCGCATTACCTGGATGCGAATCCCGAAGGGCACGGTGGCGAAACACGGCAGCAGCGCATTGAAGAATTTATCGCGCTCAACCGCGACATTACAGTTGTTGGTCTGCGCGAAGCCACGCTGCTGCAGCTTGAAGGCGATGTTCTCAGCCTTAAAGGCAAACGTCCCATGCGGCACTTTTTATATGGGCAGGAACCCAAAGAATTTGAGCCCGGCGCAGATATCAGCTTTCTGGTGTAA
- a CDS encoding amylo-alpha-1,6-glucosidase, with the protein MSYIKFTKEQLVNLKYSLSRELIRSNRAGSFASTTISGCNTRKYHGLLIVPQPNVDNECHVLLSTIDETVIQNDAEFNLGIHQYTPGVFFPKGHKYLREFIAEPIPKLTYRVGGVILTKEMLFSIEEDRILIKYTLVEAHSATTLRFKPFLAFRNRHSLTKANVDADTHYEQAENGIKMRMYPGFTPLYLQFSKQAEYVHVPNWNYNIEYSQEKERGYDYIEDLLVPGYFELPMKKGESIIFAAGTKETASSSLKKIFTAEVGKRIPRDSYRNCLVNSAHQCLVFNGRKVEVIAGFPWFGRWGRDTFISLPGLTLTTGDHQTCKKVIDTMIADLKGPLFPNIGSGSTAAYNSVDAPLWFFWSLQQYSEYTGTREKIWKEYGNKMKLILNGYRNGTEFNIRMQENGLIWAGMPGKALTWMDAVVHGKPVTPRIGMPVEINALWYNAIMFALETASMAGDEDFINEWSGIAMRIRVSFKETFWDKDKGYLADYVNGTYKDWAVRPNMIFAASLPYSPVSEQIRKLIIDTVGRELLTTRGLRTLTPKHPDYKGCYYGTMEQRDHAYHQGTVWPWLLGHYVEAFLKIHGDSGIQCIRKIYEGFEDVMTEHGVGSISEVYDGDPPHRAGGAPSQAWSVAELLRIDYLLKQYETPKKTPTAKRTAKK; encoded by the coding sequence ATGAGTTATATAAAATTCACTAAAGAACAGCTTGTTAACCTTAAATATTCCTTAAGCAGGGAATTGATACGGTCTAACAGGGCAGGCTCCTTTGCATCAACTACAATATCAGGCTGTAACACACGTAAATACCATGGTTTGCTCATAGTTCCTCAGCCAAATGTTGACAATGAATGCCATGTGTTGCTTTCAACTATTGATGAGACTGTTATCCAGAATGACGCAGAATTTAATCTTGGGATTCACCAGTATACACCCGGTGTATTTTTCCCAAAAGGTCATAAATACCTGCGTGAATTTATTGCGGAGCCGATTCCAAAACTTACATACCGCGTTGGAGGTGTTATTCTTACAAAAGAAATGCTGTTTTCAATTGAAGAAGACCGCATTCTGATAAAATATACGCTTGTTGAAGCACATTCGGCTACAACACTGCGCTTTAAACCTTTTCTGGCCTTCCGCAACAGACATAGCTTAACCAAAGCCAATGTTGATGCCGACACCCATTATGAGCAGGCCGAGAACGGCATCAAAATGAGAATGTATCCCGGATTTACACCGCTTTACCTTCAGTTCTCCAAGCAGGCAGAATACGTGCATGTTCCCAACTGGAATTACAATATAGAATACAGTCAGGAAAAAGAACGGGGCTATGATTATATAGAGGATTTATTAGTGCCCGGCTATTTTGAACTTCCGATGAAGAAGGGCGAGAGCATCATTTTTGCAGCCGGAACCAAAGAAACCGCATCATCATCGCTGAAAAAAATATTTACTGCTGAAGTGGGCAAGCGCATTCCACGCGATAGTTATCGCAACTGCCTGGTAAATTCTGCTCACCAGTGTCTGGTTTTCAACGGACGTAAGGTAGAAGTAATTGCAGGCTTTCCGTGGTTTGGCCGCTGGGGACGCGATACGTTTATTTCTCTGCCCGGGTTAACCCTCACAACCGGCGATCATCAAACCTGCAAAAAGGTGATTGACACCATGATTGCCGACTTGAAAGGACCGTTGTTTCCCAATATCGGGAGCGGCTCAACGGCAGCATACAATTCTGTTGATGCGCCCTTGTGGTTCTTCTGGTCGTTGCAGCAATATTCGGAATATACAGGCACCCGTGAGAAAATATGGAAAGAGTATGGCAATAAAATGAAGCTTATACTCAACGGTTACCGCAATGGTACAGAGTTCAATATCAGGATGCAGGAAAACGGACTGATTTGGGCGGGAATGCCCGGAAAGGCACTTACCTGGATGGATGCCGTTGTTCACGGCAAGCCCGTTACTCCGCGCATCGGAATGCCTGTTGAGATTAATGCGCTGTGGTATAATGCCATTATGTTTGCTTTGGAAACCGCTTCCATGGCCGGTGACGAAGATTTTATCAATGAATGGTCGGGGATTGCAATGCGCATTCGGGTATCGTTCAAAGAAACGTTCTGGGACAAGGATAAAGGCTATCTGGCAGATTATGTAAACGGAACTTATAAAGACTGGGCGGTTCGTCCGAATATGATTTTTGCTGCATCCCTGCCGTACAGCCCCGTGAGCGAACAGATTCGCAAGCTGATAATTGATACGGTGGGCCGTGAACTGCTTACTACACGTGGGCTGCGTACGCTTACACCCAAACATCCCGACTATAAAGGATGTTATTACGGAACTATGGAGCAACGCGACCATGCGTATCATCAGGGAACGGTGTGGCCCTGGCTGCTCGGACATTATGTTGAAGCATTCCTGAAGATACACGGCGACTCCGGCATTCAGTGCATCCGCAAGATTTACGAGGGTTTTGAAGATGTGATGACCGAACATGGTGTGGGTTCCATCTCGGAAGTGTATGACGGGGATCCGCCGCACAGGGCAGGAGGAGCACCGTCGCAGGCCTGGAGTGTGGCCGAATTGCTGAGGATTGATTATTTGCTCAAGCAGTACGAAACACCCAAAAAAACGCCGACAGCAAAGAGAACGGCAAAAAAGTAA